A part of Silurus meridionalis isolate SWU-2019-XX chromosome 18, ASM1480568v1, whole genome shotgun sequence genomic DNA contains:
- the LOC124401500 gene encoding probable G-protein coupled receptor 139 isoform X1: protein MLCWRVCGMSSSARVYLSCLALVDTWYLLCVTLLDLSLAFLQPQPFWHTPMWCGVITFLQFGTFYASAWLVVAFTIERYIVFRVMMSRQRHLQVRHALLTCITIVLLSHMASVPLSWINSAVQVNRTLNGQTVTVPRCLYRDAFYSTVVVWITSFLSSGVPILLVIIFNSLIAYQLLGSGRLFTKEERRTIRASRTRGSAHRTLLLLGIVSVAFVVLSLPRFVTYCILRTEHNHKDFNRDDYTITINIMGDVANMLHNLNSATNFLLYCGVSRRFRHEIVNTFHCRVRAIEVGSFFTQTTMKVFSVAERKETAGRDPVSIVLTKLRRLETPKQAAGTQAGLQRSGP from the exons ATGCTGTGCTGGCGTGTGTGTGGCATGTCCAGCTCGGCCCGTGTGTACCTGAGCTGCTTGGCGCTGGTGGACACGTGGTACCTGTTGTGTGTGACGCTGCTGGACCTGAGCCTGGCATTCCTGCAGCCGCAGCCCTTCTGGCACACTCCGATGTGGTGTGGAGTCATCACCTTTCTGCAGTTCGGGACCTTCTACGCCTCGGCCTGGCTCGTTGTGGCCTTCACCATTGAGCGCTACATAGTGTTCAGAGTGATGATGAGCCGACAGCGCCATCTGCAGGTCAGACACGCCCTTCTTACCTGCATCACCATTGTCTTGCTATCACACATGGCTTCAGTTCCTCTCAGCTGGATCAACAGTGCAGTGCAG GTGAATCGGACTCTGAATGGACAGACCGTAACGGTTCCGCGCTGTCTTTATCGAGACGCCTTCTACTCCACGGTGGTGGTTTGGATCACGTCCTTCCTGTCCAGCGGAGTTCCGATCCTGCTCGTCATCATCTTCAACTCTCTGATCGCGTACCAGCTGCTTGGCTCCGGTCGTCTCTTCACTAAAGAGGAGCGCCGGACGATCCGGGCATCTCGGACACGGGGTTCGGCCCACAGGACGCTGCTGCTGCTTGGGATCGTCTCGGTGGCGTTCGTGGTTCTCAGTCTACCGCGATTCGTCACTTACTGCATCCTGCGCACTGAACACAACCATAAAGACTTCAACCGAGATGACTACACAATCACCATCAACATCATGGGAGATGTGGCCAACATGCTGCACAACCTCAACTCCGCCACCAACTTCCTGCTGTACTGTGGAGTGAGTCGCAGGTTCCGGCACGAGATCGTCAACACCTTTCACTGCCGAGTCCGGGCCATAGAAGTTGGATCCTTCTTCACTCAAACAACTATGAAGGTCTTCTCTGTGGCTGAGCGCAAAGAAACAGCAGGACGAGACCCCGTCTCCATCGTCCTCACCAAACTGAGACGATTGGAGACTCCGAAACAAGCAGCAGGAACTCAGGCGGGTCTGCAGCGATCTGGACCCTGA
- the LOC124401500 gene encoding probable G-protein coupled receptor 139 isoform X2 produces the protein MLCWRVCGMSSSARVYLSCLALVDTWYLLCVTLLDLSLAFLQPQPFWHTPMWCGVITFLQFGTFYASAWLVVAFTIERYIVFRVMMSRQRHLQVNRTLNGQTVTVPRCLYRDAFYSTVVVWITSFLSSGVPILLVIIFNSLIAYQLLGSGRLFTKEERRTIRASRTRGSAHRTLLLLGIVSVAFVVLSLPRFVTYCILRTEHNHKDFNRDDYTITINIMGDVANMLHNLNSATNFLLYCGVSRRFRHEIVNTFHCRVRAIEVGSFFTQTTMKVFSVAERKETAGRDPVSIVLTKLRRLETPKQAAGTQAGLQRSGP, from the exons ATGCTGTGCTGGCGTGTGTGTGGCATGTCCAGCTCGGCCCGTGTGTACCTGAGCTGCTTGGCGCTGGTGGACACGTGGTACCTGTTGTGTGTGACGCTGCTGGACCTGAGCCTGGCATTCCTGCAGCCGCAGCCCTTCTGGCACACTCCGATGTGGTGTGGAGTCATCACCTTTCTGCAGTTCGGGACCTTCTACGCCTCGGCCTGGCTCGTTGTGGCCTTCACCATTGAGCGCTACATAGTGTTCAGAGTGATGATGAGCCGACAGCGCCATCTGCAG GTGAATCGGACTCTGAATGGACAGACCGTAACGGTTCCGCGCTGTCTTTATCGAGACGCCTTCTACTCCACGGTGGTGGTTTGGATCACGTCCTTCCTGTCCAGCGGAGTTCCGATCCTGCTCGTCATCATCTTCAACTCTCTGATCGCGTACCAGCTGCTTGGCTCCGGTCGTCTCTTCACTAAAGAGGAGCGCCGGACGATCCGGGCATCTCGGACACGGGGTTCGGCCCACAGGACGCTGCTGCTGCTTGGGATCGTCTCGGTGGCGTTCGTGGTTCTCAGTCTACCGCGATTCGTCACTTACTGCATCCTGCGCACTGAACACAACCATAAAGACTTCAACCGAGATGACTACACAATCACCATCAACATCATGGGAGATGTGGCCAACATGCTGCACAACCTCAACTCCGCCACCAACTTCCTGCTGTACTGTGGAGTGAGTCGCAGGTTCCGGCACGAGATCGTCAACACCTTTCACTGCCGAGTCCGGGCCATAGAAGTTGGATCCTTCTTCACTCAAACAACTATGAAGGTCTTCTCTGTGGCTGAGCGCAAAGAAACAGCAGGACGAGACCCCGTCTCCATCGTCCTCACCAAACTGAGACGATTGGAGACTCCGAAACAAGCAGCAGGAACTCAGGCGGGTCTGCAGCGATCTGGACCCTGA